TCTTTCATATTTATCATGATCTAACCATATATAGTATAAATTTAATTTATTTTCATCTGTATCCCAAACAGCTCTAAAAATATTTCCGGTAATTGATTTATATAAATAAGGTTTATTAAATCTTTTTCCTTCCCAGGATTTGTTATGCATTAATTCTCCTTTATAAGAATTGTTATTACTTTTAAATAATTTTATTTTTCGTATAAGCTCAAAAATTTGAGTTTTTACAAATTTTCTTTTATCATTATCAAGTTTATCCCACATTTCTTTTAATTCATCTGAAATAAATATTTCAGTTGTAAGAATATTTTTAAATAAAAATAATCCAAAGGCATTTAAAACAACTACTCCATCAATGGTATCAAAAAAGTATGTATGATTATCAATAAACTCTTGTTCCATTTTTGATAAAGAATTATATTTAATTTCTGATTCCTGAATTTCTTTTATTAAGTATAAATAATCTATAGATTCTTCAATATCAAACTTTATAGGGATTGGAGGAACTTCCTGAAATACAGAACCTTCTTCATATAAATATCCCATTTTATAACCATAAAATGAACCAGCTACATATCCTAAATAAGACATAACTTTATATCCAGGTGTTGGCGAGAAAAAGGTGTTATAAATATTTCCTTTTTGTAATTCAGTTACAAGAATATCCATAAATTCACCATATTGTTTATTTAATTTTATTCTATCATTTATATCAAAATCTACACCTTTTAAAATCACATTTGCATTAAAATCTTTTCTAAATATATATTCATTTAATTTTGCAGAGATAATACCTTCTTTAGTGTTTGTATGAATAATGGATATATCAGGATTATTTGCTAATTTATTCATTTCTTTTAAAGTATGTACTAAAGAATATTCAACACTAACTTTTTTAGGATCACTTTTTGAGTTTTGAAAGGCGACTTTTACTTTTTCTATCCATTTTTCAACATCTTCACTTTTTAAATTTTTAACGTGTTCGATATTATTATCTTCAATAAATTTTCCTAATAAATTAAATTTGCCTAAAATTGATTTTCCCCCTGTAAGAACAATATTACTATACATTAACTGGTTCCTCCCTTCGTGTTTGACCTAATCCCATGGTGGTTTTATACCCCACTCCGGCATAAAATGCAAAATCAGATAAAATATTTGCTGTCTTTTTTAATTCATAATTATCTTCAGGAATTTCAAAAACTACATTACCTGTAAATCCCTGTAAATAAAAATTTGGAAAATATATGTATTTTAAATGAGTTTTTCTTTGAATTATTTTAATAGTATTAAATTTTTCTTTTACTTTTTCATTGAGTTTATAAGGACTATATTTATTGAATTTTATTAATAAGCTATTAAATATTTTTTCCGGATCCGGATATCTTAAATGTTTGTCTCCAGTTTTAAACAGTGTCGGAGTAATAAAAATAAGAGAAATTTTATTATCATAATTTTCTTTTAGCAAATCATCAATAGTTAATAAATTAGCCCATTTACTGTGTTCCTTATCAAAAATTATCCTGATTATTGAAAATGAAATATCTTCAATATTTATTTTTTCTTTGAAAATTTTATTTTTAAATATTTTTGTTGTAAATAAGATAAAAATTTTTTCTTCTAAAAATGTCATTCTTATATAATATCTTTTTCCTTTTAAAATAGTTACTGGCTCATCAATTTTTTTCCCAAGAAAAGAGGAAACTGTAAAAGGTTTATAATTTTTGTCTTCATGGAGTTTATAAGAAATTTCTTTATCAACATCTTTTAATATATTAAAAAAAAGGCCATGTATCTTTTTACCAGGAAAAGTGGGGATAACCCCACTTTCTAATGCTTTTAATTCTATGACTATACTATAAAAAATAGTATCACCTTCTATCAAAATTACTTAATTCTTGAATTTTAAATCTTCCATATCCCATAGAAGTTTTTGCACCAATTCCAAAATATTCTAAAAAGTATTTAAAATGAATGTTTATAATATTTATAACTTCATTGGAATCTGCAGAAATTAATAAATCTATTCTAAAAGTTCCATTAGAAACATTTAAATAATTCAATGGAATGGGATTATATACATCATTTGGAGGTTGATTATTCATATAATATTCCTGAAAATGTGGTGTTTGATAGTCAATATTTAATTTTATAGTATTAATAGGTATTGCATCTAAAAAATCAATATATCCTTTTTTCTCAGCATTTCCAAAAACTACATCTATAATACTTTTTAAATCATTATTTGATTCGATATATTTTCTAAAAGCTCCCTTTATTGACGTACCTGGAATTATTGGAAGTCCATAATTTCTACTCCAATAAAATCCTATTTCATCTATTGAAGGAATTCCTGCTCCTATTAAAAATGGTGTTTTATTTTTTACTATATAAGTTTTAACGTTATAATGTTTTTTTATTTTATTTATCATTTGAATTCTTAT
This is a stretch of genomic DNA from Marinitoga piezophila KA3. It encodes these proteins:
- the cmr6 gene encoding type III-B CRISPR module RAMP protein Cmr6; this translates as MKYYTNYKPENLKNASLYYDKFVYHEANPEDLKKIKDDYKDILINLDKNIIKKNIEIIKNIRIQMINKIKKHYNVKTYIVKNKTPFLIGAGIPSIDEIGFYWSRNYGLPIIPGTSIKGAFRKYIESNNDLKSIIDVVFGNAEKKGYIDFLDAIPINTIKLNIDYQTPHFQEYYMNNQPPNDVYNPIPLNYLNVSNGTFRIDLLISADSNEVINIINIHFKYFLEYFGIGAKTSMGYGRFKIQELSNFDRR
- the cas6 gene encoding CRISPR-associated endoribonuclease Cas6, which encodes MIEGDTIFYSIVIELKALESGVIPTFPGKKIHGLFFNILKDVDKEISYKLHEDKNYKPFTVSSFLGKKIDEPVTILKGKRYYIRMTFLEEKIFILFTTKIFKNKIFKEKINIEDISFSIIRIIFDKEHSKWANLLTIDDLLKENYDNKISLIFITPTLFKTGDKHLRYPDPEKIFNSLLIKFNKYSPYKLNEKVKEKFNTIKIIQRKTHLKYIYFPNFYLQGFTGNVVFEIPEDNYELKKTANILSDFAFYAGVGYKTTMGLGQTRREEPVNV
- a CDS encoding CRISPR-associated protein; amino-acid sequence: MYSNIVLTGGKSILGKFNLLGKFIEDNNIEHVKNLKSEDVEKWIEKVKVAFQNSKSDPKKVSVEYSLVHTLKEMNKLANNPDISIIHTNTKEGIISAKLNEYIFRKDFNANVILKGVDFDINDRIKLNKQYGEFMDILVTELQKGNIYNTFFSPTPGYKVMSYLGYVAGSFYGYKMGYLYEEGSVFQEVPPIPIKFDIEESIDYLYLIKEIQESEIKYNSLSKMEQEFIDNHTYFFDTIDGVVVLNAFGLFLFKNILTTEIFISDELKEMWDKLDNDKRKFVKTQIFELIRKIKLFKSNNNSYKGELMHNKSWEGKRFNKPYLYKSITGNIFRAVWDTDENKLNLYYIWLDHDKYEREYEKIMQKYQDYKCKNLLELI